Below is a genomic region from Gasterosteus aculeatus chromosome 2, fGasAcu3.hap1.1, whole genome shotgun sequence.
cccacccccccccccccctcttcacccTTCCAGAAAACGAGCACTGTCGTCTAGTCACTGCAGCTACTTCCATTTCACTCGAGATCGCCTTGGTGTGCGTTTGTTCTGTGGgaaatgaaacaggaagtaaagaGGCTGGACCTCGCTTTATTTATTCAACCTTTTAACGGATTATTTCTGTGATTTTACCTCGTTTAGTGACAGACTGTGTTAGATGCACTGAACTTGTAGTTGTGTGTATTATTATGTGGGGTTGGGGTCTGTgtgattggagggggggggggcagttctcTCTGCGTGCCAACACAGATTTTGTGTGACGAACACGGCGAGGGCGAGACGGAATCGGCCATCGGTCTGCGTCTTCcaccgggcccccccccccccccccatttataATTGCTAATCAATGGTGCTGACCTCTCCAGAGCCTCGCTGCGTGCCGATTCCAACATTATGAGAATAGACAAGCCCcccctctgcgccccccccccccccccaggctggTTTGTGTACTTCCTGCTCCCCGGTGGAACGCGTGGACGCTGGCAGCATTTGTGTTAAGTTCCCTTTTCCTCGTGTGTTCGAgtgaaatggcaaaaaaaaggttttccgtCTACATTTTGAGGTGTttaataattttatttttttccccctttctgtCTCCCATCAGTCACATGACAACGACTTTGGTTCACGTGTTCTTTGTTTGTCATAAAAACTAGATGGACGTGcagcaaaagaaagaagctttagtttgtttgtttttaagcgAGGTGAagaccctgacctctgacctctaagTCAGTATTAGGCTCCGTGGGCGATGTGGAGCGAGCCAATTAACCACCAATCGACGAGGCGGCTTCCTGTCACATGTCTCTAAAGGTACAGGAAGTGTGTCATGTTGatttgtatatacatatatatatatatatatatatatatatgtatgtatatataatcaTAACATGGTCCCGCATCCAGACAGAGCCTGCTGCTCACTAAAAGGCTTCACtacccccccccatctgttCTGTACCAGTTTAAATGAAGGGACCCTTCTTTGGGCACCTGACAAGACTGGCGGCCTTAAAGCTTCTTAAtttattgaggttttttttcactcaaagttcctttttttgttctctttttttttttttttttttttttttttacaaagcaaaaactttaaattgaaaataaagtgTGTATCAATAAACCGATCGTTGTACATATTGTTGTGTGTAGTGTTTTAGAAATTCTATAAAGGTCTTAAATCACTACGGAGGCTCGCGTGAAGGAGGCTCATCGCTAATGAAGCTAACGCAGCTAACGCAGCGACATCACCGTTTTtacatcaacccccccccctcgcccacgCCGACtcttttgtaaaatgaaaatatatatatataccccccccacccccctccacaaAGAGGGTGAAACATGCCATCTGCTTACAATGCAATgaaacatgcccccccccccccccccccaaaaaaaaaaaaatggcgatGAAGTTTGCTCTTAATAAACCACACCGGTTCATTCTTTTGTATGGAAGCTAACTTAACAAGGATGCTAAATTTAAAGTGTACATCTTCTCTGATTGTAAGGAGTCGCTCTCCTTGAACTGAAGCCATTTGAAGCCACTGGTCGGAGCTTGATGTCAGCCTTACGTGGTCTGTTTGTGTATCGGCATattatcttttgattattgAAATTTGTATGATggagatttttcttttataCCATCATTGTTCTTGTCAAAGTACACCAATAAAATGAAACTTGTGAAAGATTCAGCAGCCCGGTCCCGTCCTCTGTTTCGGCAGCGTCTTCTCTCGGTGGGTTTGTTTCTGGGTCGGCGGCTTCTGGCCAAAATGTCCTGAATAAAAAAGCTTTCACACAACGGAGGGCATGTCATTCCTTTCTAGTGTTGATCCGTCAATATATTCTATGTTCTGAAAGTATGTTCTTAAGAGAGAAGCCAATGGAGAAGTGTGATATAGCTGCATTGTCCCTGATggccatagaagtctatgagaaaattactctcttggtttattccctcagtaaacattgtaaacgggtttatggtctcagtctcaagtcttcttcaatacagcatgatgttcatttagtagatgatggtccatttagaatCAAACAGACTATAAAggaggggatgctttagggcggggccacacgccgattgacaggtctctgccaGAGAAGTACAGCATCACCTACGCGACTCCTCCTCAGACCAGAtagtgtcacttcctgttgaccaAAAATATGGCGACAACTAAAAATGTCTCACGGTGTTAAAACACCAGTCAACAGACGGTCggcgtcaccatgacgacgtgTGTTTCCTAATCGTACATTAATCTCCACGGTGGCGTGGAACATACCTACGAGTGTAGATGTAATCCCACACTTCCTCTGTGAACCTCTGTTCATCCTCAATGAAAataccactgcccccccccccccatactgtgtgtgtgtgtgtgtgtgtgtgtgtgtgaggcttggCAGAGGCACAGAGGCCTGACTGGAGCAGCCACATCTTAATGGAAACACAAGGCTTTGGTATGCTAACACCagtctgccacacacacacacacacacacacacacacacacacacagggcagcTCTTAAATCTTTGTCTCAGGATGTGCATAcacaacgcacgcacacattgaCAGCCGCTCGTTTCACAGGCCTCAAAGTTGACGGACAGAAGATGTCGGCCATATTTTTCTGGGAATTAATCTGTGATCTAAGAACTGGCAGCGGAAAGTCCTAAACCAGTTTAACCAGTCGACCCGCTCTCTACGTCCCAGTTAAACATGTCCACTCGGCCTCCTTTGTCCCGCCGCGCCCGCCAACCGTCGGAAATGTGGTGTTAGCATATTAGCATATTGCGGGGTGAACCCGCGCGGGTCGCGTCACTCTGctcagggggcgctgcattcaCTCCTTCACGAGCAAGGAGGCAACAACGCGTTCAACTGTTTTAAAGCTGTCGAGGTCTGATGGTGCTCAATGCGGGATTAACTGAATTGTGCTCGACCTCCACCCTGACGGAGGCCCGATCCCAGCCTCTGCCCCGACGGAGGCCCGACCCCAGCCTCTGCCCCGACGGAGGCCCGATCCCAGCCTCTGCCCCGACGGAGGCCCGATCCCAGCCTCTGCCCCGACGGAGGCCCGATCCCAGCCTTCGCCCCGACGGAGGCCCGATCCCAGCCTCCGCCCCGACGGAGGCCCGATCCCAGCCTCCGCCCCGACGGAGGCCCGATCTCAGCCTCCGCCCCGACGGAGGCCCGATCCCAGCCTCCACCTTGACAGAGGCCCGATCCCGGCCTCCGCCCCGACGGAGGCCCGATACAGCCTCCACCTTGACAGAGGCCCGATCCCAGCCTCCGCCCCGACGGAGGCCCGATCCCAGCCTCCTCTTGACAGAGGCCCAATCCCAGCCTCCCCACCCCCATGGAGGCCCGATCCCAGCCTCCGCCCCGACGGACTCTGGGATTTGAGGCGCTCCCATGAGTTCAGTTCCTCTGTCTAAGGTGCGTTAAGCTTTGTCTGAGCTCTTTCCATGAATCGGCATTAGACGCTGACCTCGCCCGAGGAAactacccacaagtcattgcaatgtgaccGTAAGCACGGGATCCCCTGTGGACGCATGGAGAGGTAAAGAAAGGTGTGTCCAGCCTGTCACATTCAGTTTACACAGATACGTTAAGGATGAAATAAGGAACAAAAATGATATATTGGCGTCGTCACGGtgactgttgtttgtttgtttgtctgttgcttTTACTTTTTCCTTCTGTCTTTCTAAATggactaaatttaaaaaaggctaCAAGACAAAAAGCTATATTTATgatgaacgcccccccccccccccccccttctgctgcGGCTCCCCAAAGCCACCACTGGGACGGCGCAGCAGAGCCCCCCAGCTGCTATCTGGTCCCCCAGGTTAAGgttgggggaggaggtggagggggggggtcttcagttATTGTTTGTTGTGACTCTCGCCTGCTTTCCTGTCGAGGAGCTCGTCAACacatccttcctcctcctcttcaccactCACTGGTCCACCATTCGTCTCGGTGTCccgtcctctgcccccccccccccccatcacatcaCATTCCATCCCCCTCACTCGTTTCCTCTGCTCGTGTGTTTCCTCTCTGAGGTCGTCCCTCGTATCCCTCCGGCGTTCTTGTTTTCACGCCGGCGGCCTCTCCGCTGCTCGCCTCTTCGTCACGGTTGCCAAGGAGATGCTTTTATCAACCACGTGCTGACTGCTGCGCTTTTGCAAGGTCGTCTGGCGTCTATTTGTTGATACTTTCATTCAACTTCCTTATTTATCAttgagttccccccccccacagacacacacacacaccacgcagTGACCTCACCGTGTCACCTGACTGCTTCATGTGACCGCGGTCTTGTGAGCCGGTTTTGACTCTTAACGCAGTCAAGCTCTttcattcacatttattttccgCAAAAcaagcacttaaaaaaaaaaaaaactgctcagAGATTCAATGGAAGTTAGTTTCCATTTGCACCGTTTGAGACCAGTTGAGCCATTAAAACGAGACAGTTTCTCATAATTAAGTCATAAATATGAGACCTGTGAGACCTGCAGGGTCAGAACTCAACGTCTGTTGTTCCACTTAATCTGCGATATCTCTAATCAGCAGATATTGAGAGAAATGATTGACAGTTGGTTGATTTGAACGTCAGCGGGTGAAGGTGTAGATCAGTAATTAACATCCTGTTTGCCAGCGACGACTTCACATTCTTCAAAAACACaacctgtttgtttttaaccCACCCGACCACATTTTAATTGTTGCCTTCGAAGACGTCTGAATCTTCCATCTGCTGCTGATTATCGTCACAGTCAAACCACACGCATATTTTTATTATAAGGGCCAAAAAGGCACATCTCCTCATCAGCTTCTGACGATCTGTGGGATTAAATATCGTTTCTTTACTCGCAAAGAGGCCCTCTCTTTATCACAATGACGCGTGAAATAAAGGAGGATTGGAATGTTTGCAGTGGCAACATGCTGCAGATTAAAGTCCTGAATTGTGTCACAGAATGTGTTGGGTCACATTATTTGCTGCTACATGTCCCGAGGCATCGTTGCTTTGTGGCGCTTCGTATCTTTTGATTGCCATcctttaaaattggtcggctttccggaaaggcaagtaaaagaatttcaatacacagggtgtaaacagtgtgtaaatgacaataataaaaaaaaatctttaaatctTATTCCTCATTCCTAATCATATGGGTTATATTTTGCATATTTATGGACAGTAAACGAGAATATCAACAATCATTAATGTGTTCATTAACCATCTTCAGGCGACCTGCAGGCATCAATAAAGAGTATAAGAGTCTGAAGAAGAGTGTGTCACTCTTTATTTCCTTTAACCATGTGTAGCGCGTCGTCtctgccccctagtggcacGTTGTGGAACTCCTACGCAGCAATgcggcagaaaaacaaacagaaagcagaaatacatttcttttttttttctttgagcaCACAGAAGTTTACAACATGACCTGTAAATAGCACCAGGTTGACGTACAGTTCCAGACGTCCACACCGAGGATGTGAACCGGTCAGTAGAAACCCGCGTCGCCCGCTTTGTTAATTAATCATTTCTCTAATACAAACAGTTTAATACAACGCCAACGATGCAGTCACACATATAAGTTAAAGGAAAAGGTCAAATACAGAGACAAAGCAATCAGGatcagaggggggaggggggggggggggggggctctatgGAGTAAAACCTCAAAGGGAGAGACAGGACatctggggaggggagggggggtgttttcCATGTCCAGTTCATTTGCATTTGATGGgatttgagagagagaggaagtctttttttctgtagCTCGGATGCTACTCGTCTCCTTTTTGGTTGGCCCCCTCCTCGCCGTAGTCTTTGACTCCGCCCTCCACCTCGGCCCGCTGCTGCGAGTGCGCGGCCGCGGTGCCGTTCGCCTCGGCCAGGTAGGCGTCCGAGTGCCTCTCCAGCTCCGCCCGGATCCTCTCCAGGTGCTCCGCCAGCTCCCCCAGGCTGCCGCACTGGCCCTCCACGCTGCTCACCCTGCCGCCCACGGCCTTCACCTCCCTCTGCGCCTCGACGGCGGCGCTGCGGCAGCCCCGCAGCTCGCCGGCCAGCCGCCTCCTCAGAGCCACCAGCTCGCCCTTCAGCTGGGCCAGCCGCCGCTCCCCGGCCCCCAGCAGGGAGGCCTGGTGGCCCACCAGCCTGGTGATGCCCTGCACCTGGTCCACGATGTGGTGCTCCCGCTGCTCCCAGGAGGCGTTGGCTTGGCCCACCTCGCTGGCGATGAAGCGGAGCGAGTCCTTCAGGCCCTTCAGGGTGCGGTTCACCGAGTTGATGTTGACCTTCAGCAGGGTGATCTCCCCCCGCACGGCGCCCTGCGTCTCTTCCTGGGCCAGGTGGAGGACCAGGTTCTGCAGGGTGCTGTTGAGGCGGTCCAGCTGGCGGGCGTGGGAGTCCAGGCGGTCCGTGGTCTCCTTGCCCATCCCTTCGCACCCCTCCTCCACTTCGGTGACGCCGGCGCTCCCCGCTGGCGGGCCGGGcggcgagcaggaggaggtgcagaggaGCTCCAGATCCGTCAGCTGTTTCTGAATTCGGTCAAGGTCTCCTTCCACCCTCCTCCGCACGGAGTCGATCTCCGTCTCCAGCGCCGGGACCACGTGGCCCTCCAGCAGCGCCGGGGCGGTGGCGTTGCTCAGCTCCTCCACCGCCACGAACACCCTCTCCTCCAGTTTCCTCAGCTCGTCATCCAGCAGGGTCTTGAAGCCGTCCAGACCTCCGAGGGGCCCCGGCGCCCCGTCGGCTCCGCCCTCCGTTGCGTTGAGGCGGACCTCTATGTCCACCAGGCGGGTCTCGATCAGCGTCTCCACGTGTATGCTCTGGTCGGCGAGGGCGGTCCGGAGCTGCCGCTGAGACTCCGTCAGGCCTTTGAAGGACTCCTCCAGGCGCAGCACCCGCTGGGACAGACTGTCCACCTGCAACCGCCAATCAGACGTCAGTTCACCAGTGACACCAGTGCGATATGGACaggtgtgtgtcctacctgtcCACAGCAGCTCTCGGTGAGCGTCAGACCCTGGATCTGGGCCTGCAGGGAGCCCAGCTCCTCCCGGATGCCGCTCTCTCGCCCGTCCAGGGACTGCTGCATCTGCTGGTGGCCGTCCAGCTGCTCGCGGTGGCACTGGCTCTGCACCGCCCCGATCTTCTCGTCGCAGTGGCTCTCCAGGCCGGCGAGGCGGCGCTCGAAGCCGTCCAGCATCTCGGCGCGCACGTCGGCCAGCCTGGCGTCCAGgacctcctccaggtggagcACGGAGCCTGGATGGGAGGCGGGGAGCCCCCAGGCTCCTTCCTGCAGCCTCTTCAGCTGCCCGTCGTGACCCAGGACCATGCCCTGCAGGCGGGGTGCGCGGATTATTAATAAGCACATGCATGTTTGCGTATCGGAGGGGACCAGGACCAGCAGTGAGGGAGCATTTAGGATGGAGTCATGTGAACTGATGCAGCTGTTTGAAGGAACATAAATCGATATTTAAGTACGGCGATGACATCACCTGGATCTCCTCCAACACGTGCGTTTTGGCTCGCAGCTCGTCCTTCACCTCCGTCACCCGGCCGGCCAAGTCGCCGAATCCGCcgaagccccctcccccctccgggATCAGCCCGAACCCCACCGCGGCGTCCCGCGGGCGGGGGGCCGCGCTCGGCATCAGGGAGCCCAGGACCCTGTTGGTGTCCTCGCCCAGGGAGGTGCGCAGCCGCTCCTCCAGGCCGGCCACCGCCCCGCTCAGGGTGTCCAGGCCCTGGGTGAGGCGCCGCAGGTCCTCCTCCATGCGGTCCAGGCGCTCCCCGGTCACCCCCGAAACTCCCAATCGGTTTCCTgtgaagaggaaggggaaatgtctgcttttgtttgttcctcaggaggaagggaggggggtgtgtgggagggacgggggggggcggctctcaCCGTGGTTTGGCTTTCCGTTGCCGGCGGGCAGATGCCCAGTGGGAACCCCGGGTATCGGTCTGCCGGACTCCAGCTGGCCTCCTCCGGGCCTCTGGTCCACGGGGGGCCACTGGGGGAAGCCCTTCGTCCCCGGGCGGTGGGGGACCCCCCCGCCTTTAACCTCGGGCAGCGCCGAGGCTCCGTCGTGGCAGTTCTCTCCGGAGTAACCGGGGCAACACCTCCACTCCAGCTCCGTCACCGACTTGTACCCCACCTTGTACTTGGGCTTGTGACAGGTCCTGTACCTGCAGGGGACAAGTTCACTATCACAGGCATGGAGgcggttaccatggtgattagGACACGCCAAGCGGTAGGAAAGGAGACCGGATGAGGATGCTACGGTTCGGCCGCCATCATTTGAACGAACTCACTACTACATTGTTTTGATCTACACCTggaacacgcgtgtgcgtgctgGCTGGACACTAGAGGGCAGCACGGATGCAGATGTTCCTCACCCTGCAGCGCGAGGAACATCTCTAACAGGGCCCATCCTACTCAAACCTACATGACGACGGGGCACTTCTGGCCCCAGATGCACTGGGTGGTGTACTCGGCCTTCACGTAGGAGGTCACTCCGTCCTGCACGGTGCACGAGACGTTCTTCTGGACCACGAAGGCGCAGTGGTttctgtgtgggggggcagagaggaaaaaacacacttaTACAAGCTGCATAATAACTATCTGAAGCATGTTTGCATGTCACACTACTGGAGGCAGAGATACAAGAGGAGGAATCTGTAAccacaataacaacacaaactttatttgccttttttagTTTCTTTGGAACActaattattattagttataCCATTGAAATGAACATTTCTATCCAATGAAGTGATGACCAGGATCCTGAACGTTTGAACCGTGTGTTTCATCCGCATAATGCCGGGAGCTGGACCGCCTCCCAGGCCGTCGCCACGGCAACGGACGAACGTTCCGCCTGTGAAGCATTTCTGACGTTCAGCAGGGAGCCATCAGCAACACATGCGGTACTTAACGTCGCTCCACAGCTGCTTCAGGACACTGGGGGGGCAAGTTAACAGGTTCAGGCCGTCCGTCAGAATCTGTGAGAAACCGCTGCTGCTCGGTACAAACCGCTGACTTGTGTTgacagcgtgtgcgtgtgtgtcaccaCTCTCCCCGTGTTGACATATGTCAacggagggtcggggggggggcggtcagaATGACAGAGCGCTCTTTCATACCAGCCTGGCAACCTGCTGCGCTCTGTTACGGAAGTAGCGGTTCGGGTGTGATGGAGTTCTTTAAGCGCTTTGAAcctcaaacacattttctgtgttGAAGCTTCTGCTTGTTCACATCACGCGTGTTTTTGGCCCCCCCTTAGGCCCCCACATAAAGGGCTCAGGTCATGACTATGTCCCAGTTTGATTGGAGAGGGACATATTAGCAGAGCTCTCACTGGCGTGATGATTCCTGGAGATCATCCAGAAGATATCTTCATGAGAGCAAGTCGGTGTTTCCAGTGAGGGTCTCACATTACACACAGCGCCAATCAGCGTCCACCCATATTTATTTGTCAGTTGCACATCTGGGGGGCGACCTTCAGACTCACTCTCCCTTGTGCACGAATCCAGATGTCCATCGGatgaaaaggaggaaagaaataCATATTCTCCTGGTTTCTGTTCCTGCTCCCCCCTcgtatctcccccccccccccccccccctcaccctacGGGCTTTGACGGGGTATAAATACTCTGATAAATACTCTCCGATGTTCCGTTTAGCCCTCGTCGGTGACAGATGGGAGGCCACGCAGGAGGACCCGCTAGCCGCCAGACAGT
It encodes:
- the emilin3b gene encoding EMILIN-3 is translated as MRTARCHVAAQLLLFAAMLAERAAGKGAFYGGHVNPFHGNRYHLFKAGLHPRQPPSKPMTRHKNHCAFVVQKNVSCTVQDGVTSYVKAEYTTQCIWGQKCPVVMYRTCHKPKYKVGYKSVTELEWRCCPGYSGENCHDGASALPEVKGGGVPHRPGTKGFPQWPPVDQRPGGGQLESGRPIPGVPTGHLPAGNGKPNHGNRLGVSGVTGERLDRMEEDLRRLTQGLDTLSGAVAGLEERLRTSLGEDTNRVLGSLMPSAAPRPRDAAVGFGLIPEGGGGFGGFGDLAGRVTEVKDELRAKTHVLEEIQGMVLGHDGQLKRLQEGAWGLPASHPGSVLHLEEVLDARLADVRAEMLDGFERRLAGLESHCDEKIGAVQSQCHREQLDGHQQMQQSLDGRESGIREELGSLQAQIQGLTLTESCCGQVDSLSQRVLRLEESFKGLTESQRQLRTALADQSIHVETLIETRLVDIEVRLNATEGGADGAPGPLGGLDGFKTLLDDELRKLEERVFVAVEELSNATAPALLEGHVVPALETEIDSVRRRVEGDLDRIQKQLTDLELLCTSSCSPPGPPAGSAGVTEVEEGCEGMGKETTDRLDSHARQLDRLNSTLQNLVLHLAQEETQGAVRGEITLLKVNINSVNRTLKGLKDSLRFIASEVGQANASWEQREHHIVDQVQGITRLVGHQASLLGAGERRLAQLKGELVALRRRLAGELRGCRSAAVEAQREVKAVGGRVSSVEGQCGSLGELAEHLERIRAELERHSDAYLAEANGTAAAHSQQRAEVEGGVKDYGEEGANQKGDE